The proteins below come from a single Agelaius phoeniceus isolate bAgePho1 chromosome 22, bAgePho1.hap1, whole genome shotgun sequence genomic window:
- the PIGV gene encoding GPI alpha-1,6-mannosyltransferase 2, producing MELWSRADPQLREVVWFTLRCRALALLLQAVFNVLIPDHAADAFSPPRSGPGGLWDALLERLLGGLGRWDAEHFLFIAEHGYLLEHNCAFLPLFPLGLRLLAALLPCPVPLQPRGRLLLAAALLNALLAVLAAAALLALGRAVLRRPGQAFLAALLFSISPASVFMAAAYSESAFAALAFGAMWQLEKGRERLSGLLFALAAGARANGLVNAGFVLYSHSKRLVLRLQGTAASPRELPVLWKQALSLVASAALACAGIFLPFALFQYYAYMRFCQPGTALAQSIPEPLLQLARDKGYRVAGVGVDKPPWCSQHFPLAYSYIQDAYWNVGFLRYFELRQIPNFLLALPVTLLCSWAAWTYVSANPRHCLTLGLERSKSEDSGKARDGFCGPAAFVYVVHSTALLVFGFFCMHVQVLTRFLGSSSPILYWFSAHLLLEHEPLLWSTGTDNPASGKRPLGKSHSSRGKGTSDNPVVRLLLNWRSITPLSKSILGFFLGYWLLGLVLHCNFLPWT from the exons atggagctgtggagcAGGGCAGACCCCCAGCTCCGGGAGGTGGTGTGGTTCACCCTGCGCTGCCGGGccctggcgctgctgctgcag GCCGTGTTTAACGTGCTGATCCCGGACCACGCTGCCGACGCCTTCTCCCCACCGCGGTCGGGCCCCGGGGGCCTGTGGGACGCGCTGCTGGAGCGGCTGCTGGGCGGGCTGGGCCGCTGGGACGCCGAGCATTTCCTGTTCATCGCGGAGCACGGCTACCTGCTGGAGCACAACTGCGCCTTCCTGCCGCTCTTCCCGCTGGGGCTGCGGCTGCTGGCGGCGCTGCTGCCGTGCCCGGTgccgctgcagccccggggCCGGCTGCTGCTGGCGGCCGCGCTGCTGAACGCGCTGCTGGCGGTGCTGGCGGCCGCCGCGCTGCTGGCGCTGGGCCGGGCCGTGCTGCGGAGGCCCGGCCAGGCCTTCCTGGCCGCGCTGCTCTTCTCCATCAGCCCGGCCAGCGTCTTCATGGCCGCGGCCTACTCGGAGAGCGCCTTCGCCGCGCTGGCCTTCGGCGCCATGtggcagctggagaaggggcGCGAGCGGCTCAGCGGGCTGCTCTTCGCCCTGGCTGCTGGAGCCCGCGCCAACGGGCTGGTCAACGCTGGCTTCGTGCTCTACTCGCACAGCAAGCGCCTCGTGCTGCGGCTGCAGGGCACCGCGGCCTCCCCGAGGGAGCTGCCCGTGCTGTGGAAGCAGGCCCTCAGCCTGGTGGCTTCGGCGGCCCTGGCGTGTGCTGGGATTTTCCTGCCTTTTGCCTTGTTTCAGTACTACGCCTACATGAGGTTCTGCcagccgggcacagccctggcccagagcatCCCCgagccactgctgcagctggcgCGGGACAAGGGCTATCGTGTGGCAGGCGTGGGTGTGGATAAACCCCCCTGGTGCTCCCAGCACTTCCCTCTGGCCTATTCCTATATCCAGGACGCTTACTGGAACGTGGGCTTTCTAAGGTACTTTGAGCTCAGGCAGAtcccaaatttcctgcttgCTCTGCCTGTCACCCTTCTGTGCTCGTGGGCTGCCTGGACCTACGTCAGCGCAAACCCCCGGCACTGCCTGACTCTTGGTCTAGAGAGGAGCAAGAGTGAAGACAGTGGAAAGGCAAGAGATGGATTCTGTGGCCCTGCTGCCTTCGTGTACGTGGTCCACAGCACGGCCCTGCTGGTGTTCGGGTTCTTCTGCATGCACGTGCAG GTGCTGACCCGGTTCCTTggctcctcctctcccatcctATACTGGTTCTCAGCTCACCTGCTTTTGGAACACGAACCTTTACTCTGGAGCACGGGGACTGATAATCCAGCTTCTGGGAAGCGTCCTCTGGGTAAATCCCACAGTTCCCGTGGGAAAGGGACCTCGGACAACCCTGttgtgaggctgctgctgaactgGCGATCGATTACCCCCCTCAGCAAGAGCATCCTGGGGTTCTTCCTGGGCTactggctgctggggctggtccTGCACTGCAACTTCCTCCCATGGACGtag